A window of Bacillaceae bacterium S4-13-56 contains these coding sequences:
- a CDS encoding DUF2768 domain-containing protein yields the protein MSRAMLNMYISFAGIIFMFLAIGLIMLSRYRLKGVLQVLTTILAYICMILSGLIIFYVVISGPSM from the coding sequence ATGTCACGAGCTATGTTAAATATGTATATCTCCTTTGCTGGGATTATTTTTATGTTTCTCGCTATAGGTTTGATTATGTTGAGCCGGTATAGATTAAAAGGTGTATTGCAAGTATTGACAACAATTTTAGCTTATATATGTATGATTTTATCTGGTCTCATCATTTTTTATGTAGTAATTAGTGGTCCTTCTATGTAA
- the cmk gene encoding (d)CMP kinase, with product MKKIAIAIDGPAAAGKSTVAKLLARELHYTYIDTGAMYRALTKKAMDEKVDLEDEKKLTDVLKNTTIELVHGENNQLVFVDGTDVSEEIRNPTISNSVSIVAQHENVRKEMVKRQKALAEKRGVVMDGRDIGTHVIPNAEVKIFLIASVEERAERRYKEDIQKGYQVNLEIIQKEIRERDRFDSQRKIAPLTKAEDAVEVDTTSKSIEEVKDEILNIVKSKLV from the coding sequence ATGAAAAAAATAGCCATTGCCATTGATGGTCCTGCTGCTGCGGGAAAAAGCACAGTAGCAAAACTACTTGCTAGAGAACTTCATTATACATACATTGATACAGGAGCTATGTATCGTGCCTTAACAAAAAAAGCAATGGATGAAAAAGTAGATTTAGAGGATGAAAAAAAACTTACTGATGTATTAAAAAATACGACAATAGAACTAGTACATGGGGAAAATAACCAATTAGTTTTTGTGGATGGAACGGATGTTTCTGAGGAAATACGAAACCCGACCATATCGAATTCAGTCTCGATCGTAGCACAACATGAAAACGTCAGAAAAGAAATGGTAAAGAGACAAAAAGCACTAGCGGAAAAACGTGGAGTAGTTATGGATGGAAGAGATATTGGGACCCATGTTATTCCTAATGCAGAGGTAAAAATCTTTTTAATAGCTTCAGTTGAGGAGAGGGCAGAACGAAGATATAAAGAAGATATTCAAAAAGGTTATCAAGTAAACCTAGAGATAATTCAAAAAGAGATAAGGGAAAGGGACCGTTTTGACTCTCAAAGGAAGATTGCTCCTTTAACAAAAGCTGAAGATGCAGTCGAGGTGGATACGACCTCAAAATCGATAGAAGAGGTGAAAGACGAGATTTTGAACATAGTTAAGTCTAAATTAGTTTAG
- a CDS encoding YpzI family protein, whose amino-acid sequence MGKDRQERKNEKSRRVESDRDPKNHFPGSTYLDTPKEAEREQRQR is encoded by the coding sequence ATGGGTAAGGATCGCCAAGAAAGAAAGAATGAGAAAAGTAGAAGAGTAGAAAGTGATCGAGACCCTAAAAACCATTTCCCTGGTTCTACCTATTTAGACACCCCTAAAGAAGCTGAAAGAGAACAAAGACAACGATAA
- a CDS encoding NAD(P)H-dependent glycerol-3-phosphate dehydrogenase, whose product MRKVAVMGAGSWGTALALVLADNGFDVRLWTHRKEQAEAINKTHRNDHYLKDIDLPTTIRAVYDLDAALSDVEAVLLGVPTKAIREICQRLNNHLDHKVLLIHAAKGVEPGTYKRVSEMINEELNSRLFSSVVVLSGPSHAEEVSLRHPTTVTVSSENMQDAKDAQDLFFNENFRVYTNPDILGVELGGALKNIIALGAGISDGLGYGDNAKAALITRGLAEITKLGANLGANPLTFMGLAGMGDLIVTCTSVHSRNWRAGNLLGKGYNLDDVLEKMGMVVEGVRTAEAAYHLAKSKGVEMPITEGIYKILYDKENPKVVVDQLMTRVKKHEMEHLPNIFSK is encoded by the coding sequence ATGCGAAAAGTTGCTGTCATGGGAGCAGGTAGCTGGGGAACCGCTTTAGCACTAGTCTTGGCAGATAATGGGTTTGATGTTCGTTTATGGACTCATCGAAAAGAACAAGCAGAAGCTATTAATAAGACACATAGGAATGATCATTATTTAAAGGATATAGACCTTCCTACCACAATCCGAGCTGTTTATGACCTTGATGCAGCTCTAAGTGATGTTGAAGCAGTTTTATTAGGAGTCCCAACGAAAGCGATTAGGGAGATATGTCAAAGATTAAATAATCATCTTGATCATAAAGTGCTTTTAATTCATGCAGCCAAAGGTGTTGAACCAGGAACATATAAACGTGTTTCTGAAATGATTAATGAGGAATTGAATTCAAGGTTATTTTCTTCTGTTGTCGTATTATCTGGCCCAAGTCATGCAGAAGAAGTTAGTCTCCGTCACCCAACTACCGTAACAGTTTCCTCAGAAAATATGCAAGATGCCAAGGACGCTCAAGATTTGTTCTTTAATGAAAACTTTCGCGTGTATACAAATCCGGATATTCTTGGAGTTGAATTGGGCGGTGCTTTGAAAAATATAATTGCATTAGGAGCGGGGATTTCTGACGGTCTTGGATATGGAGACAATGCAAAGGCTGCTCTTATTACTAGAGGTCTCGCTGAAATAACAAAATTAGGAGCGAATCTGGGAGCTAACCCCTTAACTTTTATGGGGTTAGCAGGTATGGGAGATTTAATTGTTACTTGTACCTCGGTACATAGCCGGAATTGGAGAGCAGGCAATCTGCTTGGAAAAGGATATAATTTAGATGATGTTTTAGAAAAGATGGGAATGGTTGTAGAAGGGGTTCGCACGGCAGAGGCAGCCTACCATTTAGCAAAATCTAAAGGTGTGGAAATGCCGATTACCGAAGGAATTTATAAAATATTGTATGATAAAGAAAATCCTAAGGTAGTTGTAGACCAATTAATGACAAGAGTTAAAAAGCATGAAATGGAACATCTCCCGAACATTTTTTCTAAGTAA
- a CDS encoding DUF1885 family protein, whose product MGKSAYIYLVENSKQQELQLDDVKELISYYQEITSKTGEQLQWEYSKHSFPYTVEEQKDQNGHYLILRGQDDRYHYILIGVGSVVKQTKDGTNEQFYVQLMLPDNSEHGDLGKANELAKFLGKKLEGELHLFNGRIMYYYKRK is encoded by the coding sequence ATGGGGAAAAGTGCTTATATCTATTTAGTAGAAAATAGCAAACAACAAGAATTACAACTGGACGATGTAAAAGAGTTAATCAGCTATTATCAAGAAATTACATCAAAGACAGGCGAGCAATTGCAATGGGAGTATAGTAAACACTCCTTCCCTTATACTGTAGAAGAACAAAAAGATCAGAATGGACATTACCTCATCCTTCGTGGTCAGGATGACCGCTATCATTACATCCTCATTGGTGTTGGGAGCGTAGTTAAACAAACAAAGGATGGAACCAATGAGCAATTCTATGTTCAACTTATGTTACCAGATAACTCTGAGCATGGTGATTTGGGTAAGGCCAATGAATTAGCTAAGTTTCTCGGAAAAAAACTTGAAGGTGAACTCCATTTATTTAATGGAAGGATTATGTATTATTATAAACGAAAATAA
- a CDS encoding lysophospholipid acyltransferase family protein — protein sequence MLYKFGKFLCSVIFRPIYHIKIHGKEKVPKSGPVIICSNHISNIDPLIVGITSPRVIHFMAKEELFKNNWIGWILKNVNAFPVKRGFRDRNALRKGLAVLEEKHVLGLFPEGTRSKDGQPKKGLAGAGFFALRSGAPVVPCAILGPYQKFKPLHVIYGEPMDIQKMIEEDLSAQEVTDRIMEEIQNLINTVK from the coding sequence ATGCTCTATAAGTTTGGAAAATTTTTATGCTCTGTAATCTTTCGACCTATTTATCATATTAAAATTCATGGGAAAGAAAAAGTTCCAAAATCAGGACCTGTTATTATTTGTTCCAATCATATTTCAAATATAGACCCATTGATTGTCGGAATTACGTCTCCAAGAGTTATCCACTTTATGGCAAAGGAGGAGTTGTTTAAAAATAATTGGATTGGGTGGATCCTTAAGAATGTTAATGCATTTCCTGTAAAAAGAGGATTTCGCGACAGGAATGCACTTAGAAAAGGACTAGCAGTTTTAGAAGAAAAACATGTTTTAGGGTTGTTTCCGGAAGGAACAAGAAGCAAAGATGGACAACCTAAAAAAGGGCTGGCGGGAGCAGGATTCTTTGCGTTGAGGTCAGGCGCACCTGTAGTTCCTTGTGCTATTCTCGGACCATATCAAAAATTCAAACCTCTCCATGTTATATATGGTGAGCCTATGGATATTCAGAAAATGATAGAAGAAGATCTCTCTGCACAAGAAGTGACAGATAGAATCATGGAAGAAATTCAAAATTTAATTAATACTGTAAAATAG
- the der gene encoding ribosome biogenesis GTPase Der, with product MRKSVVAIVGKPNVGKSTIFNRLAGERISIVEDTPGVTRDRIYSEAEWLNTYFNIIDTGGIEVGDEPITVQMRHQAEVAIDEADVIIFMVDGKEGITAQDEEVANLLFKSNKPVVLAVNKIDSPERRERIYDFYSLGFGEPYPISGTHGLGLGDLLDAVIKHFPERNLDVEEEDVIRFSLIGRPNVGKSSLVNALLGQDRVIVSDVAGTTRDAIDSRFVKEGQEYVIIDTAGMRKRGKVYESTEKYSVLRALKAIERSDVVLVVLDAEEGIIEQDKKIAGYAHEAGKAVVIVVNKWDTIESDEKAMKNFEDKIRAHFLYLDYAPIVFLSAKTKKRTHTLLPHIVRASENHSKRVQTNILNEVIMDALAMNPAPSMKGQKLKILYSTQVAVKPPTFVVFVNDPELMHFSYQRFLENRVREAFDFEGTPIRIYARRRS from the coding sequence ATGCGAAAATCAGTAGTTGCAATCGTAGGAAAACCAAATGTCGGAAAATCGACTATCTTTAATCGCTTGGCAGGAGAAAGAATTTCTATTGTAGAAGATACCCCCGGTGTGACCAGAGACCGAATTTATTCTGAGGCCGAATGGCTGAATACGTATTTTAATATTATTGATACGGGCGGGATAGAGGTCGGAGATGAACCAATCACTGTGCAAATGAGACATCAAGCTGAAGTTGCTATTGATGAAGCTGATGTAATTATTTTTATGGTAGATGGAAAAGAAGGAATAACCGCACAGGATGAAGAAGTTGCTAACCTTCTATTTAAATCGAATAAGCCTGTAGTGCTTGCCGTTAATAAAATCGATTCACCAGAAAGAAGAGAACGGATTTATGATTTCTATTCGTTAGGTTTTGGGGAACCTTATCCTATCTCTGGCACTCATGGTTTAGGTTTAGGTGACTTATTAGATGCTGTTATTAAACATTTTCCAGAACGTAATTTGGATGTAGAAGAAGAAGATGTCATTCGATTTAGCTTAATTGGACGTCCAAATGTAGGGAAATCCTCTCTTGTAAATGCTCTGTTGGGTCAGGACCGAGTAATCGTAAGTGATGTTGCTGGAACTACTCGTGATGCTATCGATTCGCGATTTGTTAAAGAAGGTCAAGAATATGTCATTATTGATACAGCTGGTATGAGAAAACGAGGGAAGGTCTACGAGTCAACAGAGAAGTATAGTGTGTTACGTGCATTAAAAGCAATTGAAAGATCAGATGTCGTTCTAGTTGTGTTAGATGCCGAAGAAGGAATAATAGAACAGGATAAAAAAATTGCTGGATATGCACATGAAGCAGGAAAAGCAGTGGTAATTGTGGTCAATAAATGGGACACGATTGAATCAGATGAAAAGGCTATGAAAAATTTTGAGGATAAAATTCGCGCACACTTTTTATATTTAGACTATGCCCCAATTGTTTTTCTTTCAGCTAAAACGAAAAAGCGAACTCACACGCTATTACCACATATTGTTCGAGCTAGTGAAAATCATTCGAAAAGGGTTCAAACAAACATTTTAAATGAAGTCATTATGGATGCTTTGGCTATGAATCCAGCTCCAAGCATGAAGGGGCAGAAATTAAAAATTTTATATTCTACTCAAGTTGCAGTGAAACCACCAACATTTGTTGTATTTGTTAACGATCCTGAGCTTATGCATTTTAGCTATCAAAGGTTTTTAGAAAATAGGGTGAGGGAAGCATTTGATTTTGAAGGCACACCTATTCGTATATATGCAAGAAGGAGATCGTAA
- a CDS encoding GapA-binding peptide SR1P has translation MGTIVCQDCQRIIEVFEDEKVSVLYASSESCNCKKNK, from the coding sequence ATGGGGACTATTGTTTGTCAAGATTGCCAACGGATTATAGAAGTTTTTGAAGATGAAAAGGTTTCTGTTCTTTATGCGTCAAGTGAATCCTGTAATTGCAAAAAGAACAAATAG
- a CDS encoding polysaccharide deacetylase family protein yields MKNWILAIAMVVVLVGCNSEGNDTVHTNSNGTNVDHAEQNENTNNNIDANDNTDEVEEIHDGENEDSQEINQPTQEEEVVVEVEPQYEMSSDWSFKPIGDANEMVALLTIDDAPHKYALEMAKKLKGLNAPAIFFVNGHFLDTDEEKTILKEIHEMGFEIGNHTYNHTNLGTIDDKAQQKEIEELSSLVEEIIGEKPRFFRAPNGTNTDFAKQFVKEEGMLLMNWTYGYDYFKPYMDAEKLKEAMITGKGPEVDVPYSLLKPGANLLMHDREWTNEALEDIVIGLREQGYELLNPKLIKTPTN; encoded by the coding sequence ATGAAAAATTGGATCTTAGCAATTGCAATGGTTGTAGTTTTAGTAGGTTGTAATTCGGAGGGAAATGACACAGTACACACTAACAGTAATGGTACGAATGTGGATCACGCTGAGCAAAATGAAAATACAAATAATAATATTGATGCGAATGATAATACTGATGAAGTTGAAGAAATACACGATGGAGAAAATGAAGATAGTCAAGAGATTAACCAGCCAACACAAGAAGAGGAAGTAGTAGTGGAGGTTGAACCCCAATATGAGATGTCATCTGACTGGAGTTTTAAGCCTATTGGTGATGCTAATGAGATGGTTGCACTCCTTACCATTGATGATGCTCCACACAAATACGCTTTAGAGATGGCAAAAAAGTTAAAGGGACTAAATGCTCCTGCCATCTTCTTTGTAAATGGGCACTTTCTGGATACTGATGAAGAAAAGACTATTTTAAAAGAAATCCATGAAATGGGATTTGAAATTGGCAATCATACGTACAATCATACGAACTTAGGAACGATTGATGATAAAGCACAACAAAAGGAAATTGAAGAGTTAAGTAGTCTGGTTGAGGAAATTATTGGTGAGAAGCCAAGATTTTTCAGAGCACCAAATGGTACTAATACTGATTTTGCTAAACAGTTTGTGAAAGAAGAGGGCATGCTTCTTATGAATTGGACCTATGGATATGATTATTTTAAACCTTATATGGATGCTGAAAAGCTTAAGGAAGCTATGATCACAGGAAAAGGACCAGAAGTTGACGTTCCTTACTCTTTACTAAAACCAGGAGCCAACTTATTAATGCATGATAGAGAATGGACAAATGAAGCGTTAGAGGATATCGTTATAGGACTTAGAGAACAAGGATATGAATTATTAAATCCAAAACTCATAAAAACACCAACTAATTAA
- the rpsA gene encoding 30S ribosomal protein S1, producing the protein MDELNQELSKGFAVGDQVTGKVVKVEDKHVLVDIGFKVEGIVPISELSSLHIEKTSDAVSEGDELTLQVKKVEDDEVILSKRAVDAISAWKDLEEKYNTEEVFEAEVKDIVKGGLVVDVGLRGFIPASLVETHYVEDFADYKGKKLTLKVVELDKEHNRVILSHRAVLEEEQSKKKGEVLHHIEAGDTVEGTVQRITDFGAFVDIGGIDGLVHISQLSHEHVEKASDIVKEGDKIKVKVLSVDRDNERISLSLKETQPGPWSDIEDKVKPGKVIEGKVRRLVNFGAFVEVVPGVEGLVHISQISNRHIGTPQEVLKEGQDVKVKVLDVSEKDKRISLSIKEVEKEQEQADYKHYQKEEDHSGFQLGDMIGDQLDKLK; encoded by the coding sequence ATGGATGAATTGAATCAGGAGTTATCAAAGGGTTTCGCAGTAGGGGATCAAGTAACAGGGAAAGTTGTTAAGGTTGAAGACAAGCATGTCCTTGTGGACATCGGATTCAAGGTTGAAGGGATTGTTCCCATAAGTGAATTATCTAGTCTCCATATTGAAAAAACTTCAGACGCTGTATCTGAAGGAGATGAACTAACCTTGCAAGTGAAAAAGGTTGAGGATGATGAAGTCATCTTATCTAAAAGAGCAGTAGATGCGATTTCAGCTTGGAAAGACCTTGAGGAAAAGTACAACACTGAAGAAGTGTTCGAGGCTGAAGTGAAAGACATTGTTAAAGGGGGCCTTGTAGTAGATGTTGGCCTTAGAGGTTTTATTCCTGCATCTCTTGTAGAGACCCACTATGTTGAGGATTTCGCTGATTATAAAGGGAAAAAGCTGACTCTTAAGGTAGTGGAATTAGACAAGGAACATAACCGAGTCATTTTATCTCATCGCGCTGTTCTAGAAGAAGAGCAAAGCAAGAAAAAAGGGGAAGTTCTTCATCATATTGAAGCAGGAGATACTGTTGAAGGAACTGTACAAAGAATTACAGATTTCGGAGCGTTTGTCGACATTGGAGGAATTGATGGGCTAGTTCACATTTCACAATTATCTCATGAACATGTAGAAAAAGCTTCAGACATAGTAAAAGAGGGAGACAAGATCAAGGTTAAGGTACTATCAGTTGATCGGGACAATGAAAGAATTTCTCTTTCTTTAAAGGAAACACAGCCCGGGCCATGGTCTGATATCGAGGATAAAGTAAAACCAGGTAAAGTCATTGAAGGGAAAGTGCGGCGGTTAGTTAATTTTGGTGCTTTTGTGGAGGTAGTACCTGGAGTTGAAGGCCTAGTTCACATTTCACAAATTTCAAATCGACATATAGGAACACCACAAGAAGTGTTAAAGGAAGGCCAAGATGTGAAGGTGAAGGTTTTAGATGTAAGTGAAAAGGATAAAAGGATTTCTTTGAGTATTAAAGAAGTAGAAAAGGAACAAGAACAAGCTGATTATAAGCATTATCAAAAAGAAGAGGACCACTCTGGTTTTCAACTTGGAGATATGATTGGAGATCAACTAGATAAGTTAAAATAA
- a CDS encoding aromatic acid exporter family protein yields the protein MLTNIRRIFPFGSRTIKTGISVFFTSLLCMALDFPVIFAVITAIVTVENTAANSVKKALIRFPASALGAFIAVSLYGWLGITPLTYALATILTIGVCYKLKLYDGILVATITAVAMIPGMGENYFVDFFIRLATTTIGIVVSSAVNFVLLPPNYLMQIQKSSSQNFRNASLLFKDIVRKHFQAEEQRSWTELRRKSQNLTESIDRNYRWLQYQREEWKYHKYKKEEAKEMQLLQHKLHVIRQVAFHIGNLNYIKISGELFDASQKQLILKAVDSICDTLSDSEHSFPNEHFDDIYHVDLLFWEWRKGHTNIHSSSNYHHHFAPEIMFLYEILCIHDLSEELYTLEKRHQTNKRELPFQPT from the coding sequence ATGCTTACAAACATTAGACGAATTTTCCCGTTTGGGAGTCGCACTATAAAAACTGGAATATCAGTGTTCTTCACTTCACTTTTATGTATGGCTCTCGACTTTCCAGTTATCTTTGCGGTTATTACTGCTATAGTAACCGTTGAAAATACCGCTGCCAATTCAGTAAAAAAAGCACTTATTCGTTTCCCCGCTTCTGCACTCGGGGCTTTTATTGCTGTCAGTCTCTATGGTTGGTTAGGAATTACTCCCTTAACTTACGCTCTTGCAACTATTTTGACTATTGGAGTTTGTTACAAACTAAAACTTTATGATGGAATATTGGTGGCAACCATAACAGCCGTAGCTATGATTCCCGGTATGGGTGAGAATTATTTTGTTGACTTCTTTATACGTTTAGCCACTACAACCATTGGTATAGTAGTTTCATCAGCTGTAAATTTTGTTTTGCTTCCACCAAACTATCTCATGCAAATTCAGAAAAGTTCATCTCAAAATTTCAGAAATGCTTCCTTGCTGTTTAAGGATATTGTACGTAAACATTTTCAAGCGGAAGAACAACGATCATGGACAGAGCTACGAAGGAAATCTCAAAATCTGACTGAATCCATTGATAGAAATTACAGATGGCTACAATATCAGCGAGAAGAATGGAAATATCATAAATACAAAAAAGAAGAAGCAAAAGAAATGCAACTACTACAGCACAAACTTCATGTTATTCGACAAGTAGCTTTTCATATAGGAAATTTAAATTATATTAAAATATCAGGAGAATTATTTGATGCTTCCCAAAAACAATTAATCCTTAAAGCAGTGGATTCCATTTGTGATACCCTTTCTGATTCGGAGCATAGCTTTCCTAATGAACATTTTGATGATATATATCATGTTGACCTATTATTTTGGGAATGGAGAAAGGGTCATACCAATATTCATTCTTCAAGCAATTATCACCATCACTTTGCCCCTGAAATCATGTTTTTATATGAAATATTATGCATTCATGATTTATCAGAAGAACTTTATACTCTTGAAAAGAGGCATCAAACAAATAAAAGAGAATTGCCCTTTCAACCAACTTAA
- the fni gene encoding type 2 isopentenyl-diphosphate Delta-isomerase: MTRAKRKQDHIKHALQTQDQISESFFDSIHVIHQSVTNVNWEKVSLEVEAGELLLSSPLFVNAMTGGGGLLTEKINQQLAIASRETGITLAVGSQMSALKDSTEQRTFQIVRKENPNGIIFANIGAEATIEEANRVVDMIEANAIQIHLNTLQELLMPEGDRSFEGHIDRIQQIVENVGVPVIVKEVGYGISKETAKKLKDIGVTYCDVGGMGGTNFSRVENLRRQTPLTSYENWGIPTPISILETTSIFEQGHVFASGGIRNGLDGAKALILGAKAFGMAGILLKTLTEDGVEGLIHKIRSVHEELKIAMVLLNCYRPLELKGQPVIFLNDVKDWLEQREIL, from the coding sequence ATGACAAGAGCAAAAAGAAAACAAGATCACATAAAACATGCACTTCAAACACAAGATCAAATATCTGAATCTTTCTTTGATTCCATTCATGTCATCCATCAAAGTGTCACCAACGTGAATTGGGAAAAAGTATCCCTGGAAGTTGAAGCGGGCGAACTGTTGTTAAGTTCGCCTCTTTTTGTCAATGCTATGACAGGTGGAGGAGGGCTCCTAACGGAGAAGATAAACCAACAGTTGGCTATTGCCTCCAGAGAAACAGGTATTACTTTAGCTGTGGGATCTCAAATGAGTGCGTTAAAAGATTCTACGGAACAAAGGACCTTTCAAATCGTCCGAAAAGAAAACCCAAATGGTATTATTTTTGCTAATATTGGAGCAGAAGCCACAATTGAGGAAGCTAATCGAGTAGTCGATATGATTGAGGCAAATGCTATTCAGATACATTTGAATACCCTTCAAGAGTTACTAATGCCAGAAGGGGACCGGTCGTTTGAAGGGCATATTGATCGAATTCAACAAATCGTTGAAAATGTAGGAGTTCCAGTCATTGTTAAAGAGGTTGGTTATGGAATATCCAAGGAAACAGCTAAGAAATTAAAGGATATAGGTGTTACATATTGTGATGTTGGGGGAATGGGAGGTACTAACTTCTCGCGCGTGGAAAATTTACGACGTCAAACTCCTCTAACTTCTTATGAGAATTGGGGAATACCAACACCAATAAGCATTTTAGAAACTACTTCTATCTTTGAGCAGGGGCATGTTTTTGCTTCGGGTGGAATTCGAAATGGATTAGATGGTGCAAAAGCTTTAATTCTAGGGGCAAAAGCATTTGGTATGGCTGGTATCCTATTAAAAACATTGACTGAAGATGGAGTGGAAGGTTTGATTCATAAAATTCGATCCGTCCATGAAGAACTTAAAATTGCCATGGTATTATTGAATTGTTATCGACCATTAGAATTAAAGGGACAACCTGTTATTTTTTTAAATGATGTTAAAGACTGGTTGGAACAGAGAGAAATCCTATAG
- a CDS encoding DUF3055 domain-containing protein has protein sequence MEFYQRLYDEQEHVKTRFVGFTTEDVRYDFGIVHTTMFFGKPLVICMQTGRSALLDLSDLHDLDHLCRVFKLKSLDEAKVLAMFFEEALPASYESVQYE, from the coding sequence ATGGAATTTTATCAAAGACTCTACGATGAACAAGAACATGTGAAGACTCGATTTGTCGGTTTTACAACTGAGGATGTTCGTTATGATTTTGGAATTGTCCATACGACAATGTTTTTTGGAAAACCTCTCGTGATTTGTATGCAAACAGGACGTTCAGCTTTATTGGATTTAAGTGACCTTCATGACCTTGACCACCTTTGCCGTGTATTTAAGCTAAAATCATTAGATGAGGCTAAGGTGTTGGCCATGTTTTTTGAAGAAGCTCTACCAGCAAGTTACGAAAGTGTACAATATGAATAG
- a CDS encoding YIEGIA family protein: MNEYTYPILFGVIIGVIARLFMLRTDYRQYPTYLHGKIIHISLGFIAGALGAVAVPAIMEKEFTAVTFLTLAASQFREVRNMERNTLSELDSYELVPRGKTYIEGIAVAFEGRNYLVIMTSLFSTTLYLITNVWVSFLGSLLLFLAIRKLMSGSTLKDIVEIEHSPLHFEGAGLHVDNIYIMNIGLEARQKEILKYGMGFVLTPKNFNIRSTIANLGQRQAILHDVSVSLGVFRDSGTPALTPLIKRDLDDGRIGVFILPQEKDVDKAIRTIGQVPVLENAIRIPSESKANQKG; encoded by the coding sequence GTGAATGAGTATACTTACCCAATACTTTTTGGTGTAATCATTGGGGTCATTGCAAGATTATTCATGTTAAGAACAGATTATCGACAATACCCTACCTATTTACATGGAAAAATCATACATATCTCTTTGGGATTTATTGCCGGGGCTTTAGGAGCTGTTGCTGTTCCTGCTATTATGGAAAAAGAATTTACAGCTGTTACATTTTTAACGTTAGCAGCCTCCCAGTTTAGGGAAGTAAGAAATATGGAACGTAATACCCTGTCCGAGCTAGATTCTTATGAACTCGTTCCACGAGGTAAAACTTACATAGAAGGGATTGCTGTTGCTTTTGAAGGGCGAAATTATTTAGTAATTATGACTTCCTTGTTTTCAACTACCCTTTACCTAATTACTAATGTCTGGGTCTCCTTTTTAGGTTCATTGCTTTTATTTTTAGCGATTCGGAAATTAATGAGTGGTTCAACTTTAAAAGATATAGTTGAGATAGAGCACTCTCCATTACATTTTGAAGGGGCAGGGTTACATGTAGATAATATTTATATAATGAATATTGGTTTAGAAGCGAGACAAAAAGAGATTTTAAAGTATGGTATGGGATTTGTTTTAACCCCTAAAAATTTCAATATAAGATCTACCATTGCTAATTTAGGTCAAAGACAGGCCATCTTACATGATGTTTCTGTTTCTTTAGGAGTTTTTAGAGATTCTGGTACACCGGCGCTTACCCCGTTAATTAAAAGAGACTTAGATGATGGAAGAATAGGTGTTTTTATATTGCCCCAAGAAAAGGATGTAGATAAAGCTATTAGGACGATTGGACAAGTACCAGTACTAGAAAATGCCATCCGTATACCTTCTGAATCAAAAGCAAATCAAAAGGGGTGA
- a CDS encoding stage VI sporulation protein F → MSGFQKNLFDHIEKKSSIKPDEIFKVADQVKNANLQDEKTVRQLVRQLAQMANKNISKEKEDKIVNMIIQQGSSLDMNTLNKMIKK, encoded by the coding sequence ATGAGCGGATTTCAAAAGAATCTATTTGACCATATTGAAAAAAAATCAAGTATCAAACCTGATGAGATTTTTAAAGTAGCCGATCAAGTTAAAAATGCTAATTTACAAGACGAAAAAACAGTGCGCCAACTAGTACGCCAGTTAGCTCAAATGGCAAATAAGAATATTTCAAAAGAGAAAGAAGATAAAATCGTGAATATGATCATTCAACAGGGAAGTTCATTAGATATGAACACTTTAAACAAAATGATAAAAAAATAG